The Plasmodium brasilianum strain Bolivian I chromosome 14, whole genome shotgun sequence genome contains a region encoding:
- a CDS encoding leucine-rich repeat protein — MKLDLELIKKKSEHNEGLIEELEEISLHQLQIKKIECINIHCRNLKILLLQNNLIEKIENLSQMKKLEYLNLALNNITVIENLEKCESLRKLDLTLNFIDVSTIERSINNLKKNEKLKELYMMGNPCASWEHLKFFIIFHLENLQVLDGSDILMSDRIKSKQNIVSVLKTLEEEKKKCRLNENEPYDSINKRKEIYEEIEQNEMEQEKNENKNKNRNAEKEILPVYTDEGDIRQCNEGVLSSQMGKQNREAKIGKGENERKAKMGEKRKLHRCHYKFMFDEYSSRKFTYLKLFLPKYLCNSLIKIDININYVRCIIKNKLFQIKLNDCILTDFTKIYRKKYTGELHIKMRKKNYKKNKIFERDYFKGENFNTYANTAQLHSTLSSSPSSVSSRTSSFSDSSCTSFKNNHSIKENKRKNSKNFMLPFLSEKDDSFLLEEKQTKYCASLISQIPPLEKIAKGNS; from the exons ATGAAGTTAGACTTAGAgctgattaaaaaaaagagcgaGCATAACGAAGGGCTTATTGAAGAGTTAGAAGAAATATCGTTACACCAGTTGcaaattaagaaaattgaATGCATTAACATCCATTGTAGAAACTTGAAAATACTACTACtgcaaaataatttaattgaaaaaattgaaaatttaagTCAGATGAAAAAATTGGAGTACTTGAATTTGgccttaaataatattacagtTATTGAGAATTTAGAGAAATGCGAATCCTTAAGAAAg CTCGATTTGACGCTAAATTTCATCGACGTTTCAACAATTGAAAGGtccataaataatttaaaaaaaaatgaaaaattaaaagaattatatatgatgGGAAATCCTTGTGCCAGTTGGGAgcacttaaaattttttattatatttcatttggAAAATTTACAAGTTCTAGATGGTTCTGATATCTTAATGTCCGATAGAATAAAATCAAAACAGAATATTGTATCTGTTTTAAAAACCctagaagaagaaaaaaaaaaatgtagactTAACGAAAACGAACCGTATGATTCCATTAACAAAAGAAAGGAAATCTATGAAGAAatagaacaaaatgaaatggaacaagaaaaaaatgaaaataaaaataaaaatcgaAATGCAGAAAAGGAAATTTTACCTGTATATACGGATGAGGGAGATATTCGTCAGTGCAACGAAGGTGTGTTATCTAGCCAAATGGGAAAGCAAAATAGAGAGGCAAAAATAGGAAAGGGAGAAAATGAGAGAAAAGCAAAAATGGGAGAGAAGCGAAAACTACATCGTT GTCATTACAAGTTCATGTTTGACGAATATTCAAGCAGAAAATTTACCtatttgaaattatttttgccAAAGTATTTGTGTAACTCCCTAATCAAGATAGACATAAACATAAACTATGTGAGGtgcataattaaaaacaaattattccaaataaaattaaatgattgCATTTTAACtgattttacaaaaatatatagaaaaaaatatactggAGAATTACACattaaaatgagaaaaaaaaattataaaaaaaataaaatttttgaaaggGATTATTTTAAAGgggaaaattttaatacatatgcAAATACTGCTCAACTTCACTCAACCTTGTCATCATCACCGTCATCGGTATCTTCACGTACTTCGTCTTTTTCTGATTCGTCTTGTACatcctttaaaaataatcattCCATTAAAGAGAACAAAAGGAAGAATTCAAAGAATTTTATGCTACCTTTCCTCAGCGAAAAGGATGACAGTTTTCTTCTCGAAGAAAAACAAACTAAATATTGTGCATCCCTTATCAGTCAAATACCTCCTCTCGAAAAAATAGCTAAAGGAAATTCTTAA
- a CDS encoding hypothetical protein (conserved Plasmodium protein): MIRRGKKVISIINAFSKRRVQTIIRKDEVYSADRYEELNFLENKIKDNLHKLKCLEQKKIQSDRIVYKNILKELLKEKENFVADEMIHFLYILVYNDLYYLDICSNFFSYFYDKYLFSKRYFNNVNVNSIIHVIYSYYLFENYYFLTWHKRNVHTLKNNDKNIVEETDTQTLKGVFEDSSVLTHPRLIRKDGRSGRNNSSSPNSSSPSSSSPNSSSPSSSSPSSSSPSSSSPNSNSRSNSSRNSGSRTGGGPWEDREHTNGTSRYRDYYNNAAYRSFHIYNFFSPFINTNIDYINKNHLIKILLVLSQYVYNSTICGVAQYEDCTSKRCINSLYNDKFKNVGKILFTLIEAFVEKINIKKDIKKAYMPETINEKEIKKKKERYINLIDNSYKNFIYIDNDLNEHKLICLFFYIISNIFYPISENFFFKGGHLYIDEMSNGYTSSKSTEEAKLDQKDKDYIISLRKDASASENLRADNESIFPIVDMFTMHYNTIEIRNVFYKNTGSEKTSIENFIIYKNNILKNMKKNVYLDSIYSLEVHYKLIFFKAIYSLNFFKSPFLKYVYLIHHYQKYNSIDYFDYCERLHFHNDQNVHIEIGNADGQRETRNVEMNQSNIYKEDIKEASDIEDIKYDRITEKTREQWLRNKMKNISKRGYIFNNEYINLLNDIDCSIRNNSTEQTINTLLHMHLLRFMDNHFIILFISKLCNSTDKLRNEHKKKINIIITSLLTFLSSHINSPNLSFQKKAKCSINIFNHVYYNNNVYIKHLKKLYDFVLLMYNKKVFKRKRKELLSWTNYKCL, from the coding sequence ATGATAAGAAGAGGCAAAAAAGTTATCTCAATAATTAATGCATTCTCCAAAAGAAGGGTACAGACGATAATTCGTAAAGATGAAGTATATTCAGCAGATAGATATGAAGAGCTAAATTTTTtagagaataaaataaaagataatttacataaattaaaatgtttagaacaaaagaaaattcaAAGTGATCGAAtagtttataaaaatatattaaaagaacttttaaaagaaaaagaaaatttcgTTGCTGATGAAATGAttcattttttgtacatACTAGTATATAATGATTTATATTACTTAGATATATGCTCCAactttttttcctatttttatgataaatatttgttttcgAAACGTTATTTCaataatgtaaatgtaaatagCATTATTCACGTTATATATTCCTACTActtatttgaaaattacTACTTCTTAACTTGGCACAAGCGAAATGTTcatactttaaaaaataatgataaaaatattgtcgAAGAAACGGATACACAAACGCTAAAGGGCGTCTTCGAGGACAGCAGCGTTCTGACGCACCCCCGGTTAATCCGGAAGGATGGGAGGAGCGGCAGGAACAATAGTAGTAGCCCCAATAGTAGTAGCCCTAGCAGTAGTAGCCCCAATAGTAGTAGCCCTAGCAGTAGTAGCCCTAGCAGTAGTAGCCCTAGCAGTAGTAGCCCCAATAGTAATAGTCGCAGTAATAGTAGCCGCAATAGTGGAAGTCGTACGGGAGGAGGTCCGTGGGAAGACAGGGAACACACAAACGGGACTAGCAGATACAGGGACTACTACAATAATGCCGCCTACAGGAGCTTTCATATTTACAATTTCTTTTCCCCTTTTATTAACACGAACATAgactatataaataaaaatcatttgataaaaattttactggTCCTATCACAGTATGTGTACAATTCTACTATTTGTGGGGTTGCTCAATATGAAGATTGTACTAGCAAAAGGTGTATTAACTCGTTATATAATGATAAGTTTAAAAATGTGgggaaaattttatttacattaatagAAGCATTTGTTGAAAagattaacataaaaaaagatataaaaaaagcatatatgCCAGAAACGATaaacgaaaaagaaataaaaaaaaagaaagagagaTATATCAATTTAATCGATAATTCGTACaagaattttatttacatagaCAACGATTTGAATGaacataaattaatttgtctttttttttacattatttcaAACATCTTTTATCCAATTtcggaaaatttttttttcaaagggGGTCATTTATACATAGACGAGATGTCAAATGGTTATACTTCCAGTAAATCAACTGAAGAAGCGAAATTAGATCAAAAGGATAAAgattatattatatcattgCGCAAAGACGCAAGTGCTAGCGAAAATTTACGTGCAGATAATGAATCCATTTTTCCTATAGTGGATATGTTTACAATGCATTATAATACTATAGAAATACGTAatgtattttacaaaaacaCAGGAAGTGAGAAGACCagtattgaaaattttatcatatataaaaataatatattaaaaaatatgaaaaaaaatgtatatctAGATAGCATATACAGTTTAGAAGTACATTataagttaattttttttaaagcaatttattctttaaatttttttaaatccccttttttgaaatatgtttatttgatACATCATTATCAGAAATATAACAGTATCGATTATTTTGATTACTGTGAGAGGTTGCATTTTCACAATGATCAAAATGTTCACATCGAAATAGGCAATGCTGATGGTCAGAGAGAAACAAGAAATGTGGAAATGAATcaaagtaatatatacaaagaaGATATTAAAGAAGCATCCGACATAGAGGATATAAAGTACGATAGGATAACTGAGAAAACACGCGAACAATGGCTAaggaacaaaatgaaaaacatttCAAAAAGAggttatattttcaataatgagtatataaatttattgaaCGATATTGACTGTAGCATAAGAAACAATTCAACTGAGCAAACTATAAACACTTTACTTCATATGCATTTGCTAAGATTTATGGataatcattttataattttatttatatcaaaatTATGTAACAGTACTGATAAATTAAGAAATGAacacaaaaagaaaattaatattattataacatcCTTACTAACATTTCTCTCCTCGCACATAAATTCTCCGAATTtatcttttcaaaaaaaagcaaaatgctccatcaatattttcaatcatgtatattataacaaCAATGTGTATATAAAGCATTTAAAGAAGTTATATGACTTTGTTTTACTTATGTATAACAAAAAAGttttcaaaagaaaaaggaaggaGTTACTATCTTGGACTAATTATAAGTGCCTCTGA